A single Drosophila miranda strain MSH22 chromosome XR, D.miranda_PacBio2.1, whole genome shotgun sequence DNA region contains:
- the LOC108150870 gene encoding microtubule-associated serine/threonine-protein kinase 3 — MSRQDTSSSLSGVGPRSAEGAAATTTSSPATATEAAATGSKISTSTPQKGDEQEKEFINRSMASEIDASDALAISLSVDSSGSTASTMSGSPVAKRQLSTANLSRIRPQSSYSARVLIFDDSDQAAAAAADLAAAPSCNSSVKSCSGLEMLPTSPAKLSTGNDSTNSSSILRNLNLTKSSSGGLSGSSSSLHSRGYTALLRKISYQQHTNSLRAVSSEASNLLRMRHSSLGKSAPCLTGNYFRLELAGAGPSMAQAKSHSAVPSPSPGHNISRSGSCAGIGLAKHHHHHLHGVVMRGSAGGGAGSGSTGTGGSSSSGVAHHRLSLVTNASAVASAGGSRAHSPYSASPVDSPRLNSPMPFAFAPIKRIASCRGVVDGRRWSVASLPSSGYGTTPGSSNLSSQCSSQEALNQLPHNIPPCVQDADAAAVAAGACCAEHLKQHCPRHCVLLLAAAQKQPQQPQLHKQPKTSQLQPQKLTVAGCMNCCADLSLACSGKGEDKDNSTCSASNSTAGQGGVAPGRLSPHFRPRSRSLSSPSRSPIVDSEIAVMNTLYKERFPKATQQMEERLKHFINENKSAACSSFRDSQPIVRFVHHQVLEMARDCLHKSEAKLITSQYFYELSENLERLLVETKEKSPEAAAELSGVIKKLLLIISRPARLLECLEFDPQEFYELLEAAEGHAKAMPVIKADIPQYIIHKLGLNRDPIAELQQELRETQQMCSEQVTVDADPLQQGGSLLLNSPLTSAAKQLSSLALDAVALDYPVHPSGTSTPQQPPQTPVAACDAQPAPSFALAVSQLNEAGEGAGSGSGTGTGAGTQLLPHENDFDIAKLISNGAYGAVYLVKHKTTRQRFAMKKINKNNLILRNQVEQVFAERDILSFADNPFVVSMYCSFETKKHLCLVMEYVEGGDCGTLLKNIGPLPADMARFYFAETVLAVEYLHSYGIVHRDLKPDNLLITALGHIKLTDFGLSKMGLMSLATNLYEGYIDSETRQFSDKQVYGTPEYIAPEVILRQGYGKPVDWWSMGIILYEFLIGCVPFFGETAEELFAHTVNDDIEWPDSEDWPVQSEAKDIITQLLQQNPRDRLGTQTGAMEMKEHVYFLGMDWNSLLRQKAEFVPQLSHEDDTSYFDTRMDRYNHDLAGEDTDDTDDTPVFGSFNSYTPQYRKQHYSWSRHATSTSTTAADEAKATPPPPPTLTCLPSRAQAMPMPMPAAAASTSTGALPKLRTGTGAGAASNEGAVNKFLNTPQLRKLDLSSSCLKVPSTPDADYLPELLHNVTIGNDAELRMLKHYLQQPTPAVTQRLHQRHSMPPNTNTTIISTPATPPPATQTQSQAAAGATVTAAAAPAATTVGSFSRSTPESSQTDSDDFSPQINRKRKGVCARDILPRFSISIEDETISAGSSSTENMILPREQSPLALQHQPKSMDGTSSGSMKHHRSRSIVKSASALGLSLMTSLDNSQLAAQLCGIQSPGGGGNGSSTASSRDTSPCRELSPLVTNLKPPIIIRRGPRGFGFTVHTIRVYYGDTDFYTMHHLVMAVDEGSPAFEAGLRPADLITHVNGEPVQGLFHTQVLQLLLSGGEHVTLRATPLEHTSIQSGGRKRDIMQSKLAKKGLNRQKKQTKREHDKKRKTSLFRRISSKRANAEMQQVSHFSAGTSSPTTPSARNLSPLDSSYHGSSCCQSAANSSSQSTSPSSSSPNTPTATSGNGGSNSANGGSASVAVAAAAPAIPSAHCVQLPLAQPPAQVVLLPHVGAAVGSSPTSVGNVPVSPTGVVPQLYQRPSTLHGLKHKLHAATAVIAGGNSTSNPSGGLKTLHTSSNNSLPNRRKSVGHIPLSPLARTPSPSPLPSSPTRSPSPLAFPLVGHQPGASNTTQSYSPGSTLPTLQTAVNANTKKGGFARTKSAEPSSPLLRRALSPDRLHPRSAETKISPLCCSPPIKQPSHQRVVTTTWRSTSAPTGGNGAAPGGGVVGTGGNGTAPQQLVPSSEESQRQSVAGTGAGAPAVAGADPSSSAVVTLASCELLPRIAEEKDSPTSTQDSSSASEGFMPAIEEYTEGESSSPTQTLEKPEKIKGNKQERETVGKPKKVELVKSVLDSAKTKPMSSGCKTSMTTTKPASPSLTISTAPRKEPTAETATEAPTTAATSTAKQRK, encoded by the exons ATGAGTCGCCAGGACACGTCTTCGTCGTTGTCGGGAGTGGGACCCCGTTCAGCGGAAGGTGCGGCAGCCACAACAACATCGTCCCCAGCAACCGCAACAGAAGCCGCAGCCACCGGCAGTAAAATATCCACCTCAACGCCGCAGAAGGGCGACGAGCAAGAGAAGGAGTTCATCAATCGGAGTATGGCCAGCGAAATAGATGCCAGCGACGCCCTGGCCATATCCCTGTCCGTTGATAGCAGCGGGTCAACGGCCTCCACCATGAGTGGTAGTCCTGTGGCCAAGCGTCAACTGAGCACAGCCAATCTTTCACGAATACGTCCCCAGTCGAGTTACTCGGCCCGGGTTCTCATCTTTGACGATTCAGATCAggccgcagccgcagcagctgATTTAGCAGCCGCCCCTTCCTGCAATAGCAGCGTAAAGTCGTGCAGCGGCCTGGAGATGCTTCCCACATCGCCAGCCAAGCTGTCGACTGGAAACGATAGCACGAATAGCTCCTCGATTTTGAGAAACCTGAACCTAACCAAGAGCTCGTCCGGCGGACTATCGGGCAGTTCCAGCTCATTGCACTCACGTGGCTATACGGCTCTGCTCCGCAAGATATCCTATCAGCAACACACCAACTCCTTGCGCGCCGTCAGCAGCG AAGCATCCAACTTGCTACGCATGCGGCACTCATCGCTGGGAAAATCGGCTCCCTGTCTCACTGGCAACTATTTCCGTCTTGAGCTGGCTGGTGCTGGTCCGTCTATGGCTCAGGCCAAAAGCCATTCGGCGGTTCCCTCGCCCTCGCCTGGCCACAACATCTCGCGGTCGGGCAGCTGTGCGGGCATTGGTCTGGCCAAGCATCATCACCATCATCTCCATGGTGTGGTGATGCGTGGGTCGGCGGGCGGCGGGGCGGGGTCGGGCTCCACTGGCACTGGGGGCTCCTCCTCCAGTGGTGTCGCCCATCACCGTCTCAGCCTGGTTACGAATGCCTCTGCTGTGGCCTCGGCCGGCGGCTCGCGTGCGCACTCTCCGTACTCGGCCAGTCCCGTGGACAGTCCGCGCCTCAATTCGCCCATGCCATTTGCATTTGCTCCGATCAAGCGGATCGCCTCGTGCCGCGGAGTGGTGGACGGACGTCGCTGGTCTGTGGCATCGCTGCCCTCCTCCGGCTATGGCACCACACCAGGCAGCTCTAATTTATCG TCCCAGTGCTCGAGTCAGGAGGCACTCAACCAATTGCCGCACAACATTCCGCCGTGCGTCCaggatgctgatgctgccgctgttgcCGCCGGCGCCTGCTGTGCCGAGCATCTCAAGCAGCACTGTCCCAGGCATTGTGTTTTGTTGCTAGCCGctgcccagaagcagccacagcagccgcagctgcACAAACAGCCCAAGACATCTCAGTTGCAGCCCCAGAAGCTTACGGTTGCAGGTTGCATGAATTGCTGTGCTGATTTGAGCCTCGCCTGTAGCGGAAAGGGTGAGGATAAAGATAATAGCACTTGCTCTGCCTCGAATTCCACGGCAGGCCAAGGCGGCGTCGCCCCTGGACGGTTGTCGCCCCATTTTCGTCCACGCTCTCGATCGCTATCCAGTCCCTCGCGCTCGCCCATTGTGGACAGTGAGATTGCGGTGATGAATACTCTGTACAAGGAGCGCTTTCCCAAGGCCACCCAGCAGATGGAGGAGCGTCTGAAGCACTTTATAAATGAGAACAAAAGTGCTGCTTGCAGCAGCTTTCGGGACTCCCAGCCCATAGTGCGGTTTGTGCACCATCAGGTGCTGGAAATGGCCCGCGATTGCCTGCACAAATCGGAGGCGAAGCTGATTACCTCGCAATATTTCTACGAGCTGAGTGAAAATCTGGAGCGATTGCTGGTTGAGACCAAGGAGAAGTCTCCGGAAGCAGCCGCCGAGCTGAGTGGCGTGATCAAAAAACTATTACTAATCATCTCGCGCCCGGCCCGCCTGCTCGAGTGCCTGGAGTTCGATCCCCAAGAGTTCTACGAACTGCTGGAGGCGGCCGAGGGTCATGCCAAGGCCATGCCTGTTATTAAGGCGGATATACCGCAGTATATCATACACAAACTGGGCCTGAATCGGGATCCCATTGCCGAGCTGCAGCAGGAATTGCGGGAAACACAGCAGATGTGCTCGGAGCAGGTCACAGTGGATGCGGACCCACTGCAGCAGGGCGGATCTCTGCTACTCAACTCGCCTCTCACCAGTGCCGCCAAGCAGTTGAGCAGCCTGGCCCTCGATGCCGTCGCTCTGGACTATCCCGTCCACCCCAGTGGAACTAGTACGCCACAGCAGCCGCCACAAACGCCAGTGGCTGCGTGTGACGCACAGCCTGCTCCCAGCTTCGCCTTGGCGGTTAGTCAGCTGAACGAGGCGGGAGAAGGTGCGGGATCGGGatctggcactggcactggcgcAGGTACACAGCTATTGCCACACGAAAATGACTTTGACATTGCCAAGCTGATCTCAAATGGTGCCTACGGAGCCGTCTACTTGGTGAAGCACAAGACGACCCGTCAACGCTTCGCCATGAAGAAAATCAACAAAAATAATCTCATTTTGCGCAACCAGGTGGAGCAGGTGTTCGCCGAGCGGGACATACTGTCGTTTGCCGACAACCCCTTTGTGGTCAGCATGTATTGTTCGTTCGAAACGAAGAAACACCTGTGCCTGGTCATGGAGTACGTGGAGGGCGGCGACTGCGGCACCCTTCTGAAGAACATTGGACCGCTGCCGGCGGACATGGCTCGGTTCTACTTTGCCGAAACAGTATTAGCCGTGGAGTATCTGCACAGCTATGGCATTGTCCATCGCGACCTGAAGCCGGACAACTTGCTGATCACAGCCCTGGGCCACATCAAGCTGACCGATTTCGGCCTCTCTAAGATGGGCCTCATGTCGCTGGCAACCAACTTGTACGAGGGCTATATTGACTCGGAGACGCGGCAGTTTTCCGATAAGCAG GTGTACGGCACACCCGAGTACATTGCCCCGGAGGTTATATTGAGACAGGGCTATGGCAAGCCCGTCGACTGGTGGTCCATGGGAATCATCCTCTACGAGTTTCTCATCGGCTGTGTGCCCTTCTTTGGCGAGACGGCCGAGGAACTGTTTGCCCATACTGTCAACGACGACATAGAGTGGCCGGACAGCGAGGACTGGCCGGTGCAGTCGGAGGCGAAGGACATCATAACGCAATTGCTGCAGCAGAACCCGCGCGACCGTTTGGGCACCCAAACGGGCGCCATGGAGATGAAGGAGCATGTGTATTTCCTGGGCATGGACTGGAATTCGTTGCTGCGCCAAAAAGCCGAGTTTGTTCCTCAGCTCTCGCATGAGGATGATACCAGCTATTTTGATA CTCGCATGGATCGCTATAACCATGATCTGGCTGGGGAGGACACAGATGACACGGACGACACTCCCGTCTTCGGCAGCTTCAACTCGTATACGCCGCAATACAGAAAACAGCATTACAGCTGGTCCCGTCACGCGACATCCACATCAACAACTGCAGCTGATGAGGCGAAGgccacaccaccaccaccacccaccCTGACTTGCCTGCCGTCCCGTGCCCAggcaatgccaatgccaatgccagcGGCAGCGGCCAGCACCTCGACAGGTGCCTTGCCAAAACTCAGAACGGGAACGGGGGCAGGAGCAGCATCAAACGAGGGAGCTGTCAACAAGTTCTTGAATACACCACAACTGCGTAAACTGGAT CTCTCCTCCAGCTGCCTGAAGGTGCCGTCTACCCCAGATGCGGACTATTTGCCCGAACTGTTGCACAACGTCACCATTGGCAACGATGCTGAGCTGCGGATGCTCAAGCACTATCTGCAGCAGCCGACACCGGCTGTCACGCAGCGGCTGCACCAACGGCACAGCATGCCACCAAACACCAACACAACCATCATTAGTACCCCGGCCACTCCTCCGCCAGCTACTCAGACTCAAAGCCAGGCGGCAGCAGGAGCGACAGtcacagccgcagccgcacCCGCAGCGACAACGGTGGGCAGCTTCTCCCGCAGCACCCCGGAGAGCTCGCAGACGGACAGCGACGACTTCTCGCCGCAGATCAATCGCAAGCGAAAAGGTGTCTGCGCGCGGGATATTCTGCCGCGCTTCTCCATTTCCATTGAGGATGAGACAATCTCAGCGGGCAGCTCGTCGACTGAGAACATGATTTTGCCAAGAGAGCAATCGCCGCTGGCCTTGCAGCACCAGCCCAAGTCCATGGACGGCACCAGCAGTGGCAGCATGAAGCACCATCGCTCGAGATCGATTGTCAAGTCCGCCTCGGCCTTGGGTCTGTCTCTGATGACGTCCCTGGACAATAGTCAATTGGCCGCACAGCTGTGTGGAATTCAGTCACCAGGTGGAGGAGGCAATGGCTCCAGCACGGCCAGCTCCAGGGATACGTCCCCGTGTCGAGAGCTGTCGCCGCTGGTGACCAACCTGAAGCCTCCGATCATTATTCGACGCGGCCCTCGAGGTTTTGGCTTCACTGTTCACACAATACGCGTCTATTATGGCGACACGGACTTCTATACGATGCATCATCTCGTCATGGCcgtggacgagggcagtccgGCCTTTGAGGCTGGCCTACGGCCGGCAGATCTCATCACCCATGTAAATGGCGAGCCCGTGCAGGGCCTGTTTCACACGCAggtgctgcagctgctcctcAGCGGAGGCGAGCACGTCACCTTGAGGGCCACACCGCTGGAGCACACCAGCATACAGAGCGGCGGCCGCAAGCGTGATATAATGCAGAGCAAGCTGGCCAAGAAGGGCTTGAATCGTCAGAAGAAGCAAACCAAACGGGAGCACGATAAGAAGCGAAAAACCTCGCTGTTCCGCCGGATAAGCAGCAAACGTGCGAACGCGGAGATGCAGCAGGTGAGTCAT TTTTCCGCTGGCACCAGCTCACCCACCACTCCATCGGCCAGGAACCTGTCGCCACTAGACTCTTCGTATCacggcagcagctgctgccagTCGGCAGCAAACTCCTCGTCACAGTCCACTTCACCATCATCCTCGTCGCCCAACACGCCCACAGCCACCAGTGGCAATGGGGGCTCGAACAGTGCTAATGGTGGATCTGCatctgtcgctgtcgctgccgctgccccgGCTATACCATCAGCTCACTGCGTGCAATTGCCCTTGGCCCAGCCCCCTGCGCAGGTGGTGCTGCTCCCACATGTGGGTGCTGCTGTCGGCAGTAGCCCCACCTCTGTGGGAAATGTCCCTG TTTCTCCCACCGGCGTCGTTCCGCAGCTGTATCAACGTCCATCTACTCTACATGGTCTTAAGCACAAGCTTCATGCCGCCACCGCCGTGATTGCAGGTGGAAACAGCACCAGCAATCCCTCCGGCGGACTGAAGACCTTGCACACCTCGAGCAACAATTCGCTGCCAAATCGTAGGAAATCTGTTGGTCACATTCCGCTTTCCCCACTGGCACGCACACCATCACCCTCGCCTTTGCCGTCGTCGCCTACGCGGTCCCCGTCTCCGCTGGCCTTTCCGTTGGTCGGTCATCAGCCGGGGGCCTCCAATACCACGCAATCGTACAGTCCGGGGAGCACGCTGCCCACCTTGCAGACGGCGGTGAATGCCAACACCAAGAAGGGCGGCTTTGCTAGGACCAAGTCGGCCGAACCGAGTTCTCCTCTGCTGCGTCGCGCCTTGTCGCCCGACCGACTGCACCCCCGCAGTGCCGAAACAAAGATTTCGCCTCTCTGCTGCTCGCCGCCCATCAAACAACCAAGTCATCAGCGGGTGGTGACCACCACTTGGAGATCAACATCAGCACCCACTGGGGGCAATGGTGCTGCACCTGGCGGAGGAGTAGTCGGAACAGGAGGCAATGGAACAGCGCCGCAACAGCTGGTTCCCTCATCGGAGGAATCACAAAGACAGTCCGTGGCAGGGACTGGTGCTGGTGCCCCAGCAGTGGCAGGCGCTGATCCAAGCTCGTCCGCCGTCGTTACGTTGGCCAGCTGCGAGTTGCTGCCCCGAATTGCCGAGGAGAAGGATTCACCCACCAGCACCCAGGACAGCAGTAGTGCGTCCGAGGGATTTATGCCCGCCATAGAGGAGTACACTGAGGGGGAGTCATCGTCACCCACACAGACCCTGGAGAAGCCGGAGAAGATAAAGGGCAACAAGCAGGAGCGGGAGACTGTAGGAAAGCCCAAGAAGGTTGAGTTGG TTAAATCTGTACTAGATTCTGCCAAAACCAAGCCCATGAGCAGTGGCTGTAAAACTTCGATGACAACGACAAAGCCGGCCAGCCCCAGTCTGACCATATCAACAGCACCACGCAAGGAGCCAACGGCTGAGACAGCAACCGAAGCTCCCACAACTGCAGCCACTTCCACCGCCAAGCAAAGGAAGTAG
- the LOC108150874 gene encoding probable Ufm1-specific protease 2: MLPKLKISAFLLKRLERVKQQSSGCLYGVFYGDGTLLLLSFNLSNVGQLNYEQIQHRFPAELDLCGLVKFGDCTDAEAHLNEVIKSVDITDNPILLKCELGTLVGMRASFFVHGKLEEVPYDVMDSEQLYNDFCFTRLQCGFYLQTAATPECVAKEMHVLRKRVADGNLVFKVPHTNIYIHSCGPMDNKLRGESRINDLVQAIPIPSGKENVVADKKKSKTAAQTQLAKHFGATGCEYDLINIDVMRIRTRDLLARDSPPHPALSIAVTTEEQTRAQIPLEIEAMAMLCKNTKLQRLYDVLIESICRALRLFEQSLNEHLAESEGGSLAVPRSHHFYPQGFGHFLSCAYLEGLGDDEPIMQERRKRLHRQFSLPVTRPYFRRANQCHFQGEVDDAPWTPLLNTHVGVRPSAVTDGKEYLVNGNYHYYHYLQQQVQDKGWGCAYRSLQTICSWFVLQGYTNAPIPTHLEVQKYLHKINDKPSSFVGSSQWIGSTEISMCLQGFLKVDSKILHVSSGAELPTIASELAMHFQTQGTPVMIGGGVLAHTIIGVDYCVQSGEVKFLILDPHYTGADELATIQIKGWCGWKSMDFWSKGSYYNLCMPQRPILY; encoded by the exons ATGCTGCCCAAACTAAAAATTTCTGCCTTCCTACTCAAG CGGCTGGAACGCGTCAAGCAACAGAGCAGTGGTTGTTTATACGGAGTATTCTATGGTGACGGCACACTACTTCTGCTTAGCTTCAACCTCTCAAATGTTGGGCAGCTAAACTATGAGCAAATCCAGCACAGATTCCCAGCCGAACTGGATCTCTGCGGGTTGGTGAAGTTCGGCGACTGCACGGATGCCGAAGCGCATCTGAATGAGGTCATCAAATCGGTGGACATAACAGACAATCCCATATTGCTAAAATGCGAGCTGGGCACCTTGGTGGGCATGCGTGCCTCCTTCTTTGTGCACGGCAAGTTGGAGGAGGTCCCCTACGATGTCATGGACAGTGAACAGCTCTACAATGACTTTTGCTTTACGCGTTTGCAATGTGGTTTTTACTTGCAAACAGCTGCCACGCCTGAGTGTGTGGCAAAGGAGATGCATGTATTGCGAAAGCGTGTAGCTGACGGCAACCTGGTGTTCAAGGTGCCACACACAAACATTTACATCCACAGCTGCGGACCCATGGACAATAAACTTAGAGGTGAATCCCGAATAAACGATCTTGTTCAAGCCATTCCCATCCCCAGTGGCAAGGAGAATGTGGTCGCCGATAAAAAAAAGTCCAAGACAGCGGCTCAGACCCAGCTGGCCAAACACTTTGGGGCCACTGGATGTGAATACGACCTAATCAACATTGACGTGATGCGTATTCGAACTCGTGACCTCCTAGCTCGAGACTCTCCGCCACATCCTGCTCTTAGTATTGCCGTTACCACAGAAGAGCAGACCAGAGCTCAGATCCCACTGGAGATAGAGGCCATGGCTATGCTCTGCAAGAACACCAAGCTGCAACGACTGTACGATGTGCTCATCGAGAGCATTTGCCGCGCTCTCAGACTGTTCGAGCAAAGCCTGAACGAACATTTGGCAGAGTCGGAGGGTGGAAGTCTTGCGGTTCCTCGTAGCCATCACTTCTATCCGCAGGGTTTTGGACACTTTTTGAGCTGCGCCTATCTGGAGGGGCTGGGCGACGATGAGCCGATCATGCAGGAGAGACGCAAGCGACTCCATCGTCAGTTTTCTTTGCCTGTTACACGTCCGTACTTCAGAAGAGCAAACCAGTGCCACTTTCAGGGTGAGGTCGATGATGCTCCATGGACTCCACTCCTAAACACCCATGTGGGTGTCAGGCCCAGTGCTGTCACCGATGGAAAGGAGTACCTAGTCAACGGCAACTATCATTACTATCACTATCTGCAACAGCAGGTGCAGGATAAGGGCTGGGGCTGTGCCTATCGATCTCTGCAGACCATCTGCTCGTGGTTCGTGCTACAGGGCTATACGAATGCACCCATTCCAACTCATTTGGAGGTACAGAAGTACCTGCACAAAATAAACGACAAGCCGTCTTCCTTCGTAGGTTCCTCCCAGTGGATTGGCTCAACAGAGATCAGCATGTGCCTGCAGGGATTTCTTAAAGTGGACTCCAAAATTCTGCATGTATCCTCTGGAGCGGAACTCCCCACAATCGCATCCGAACTGGCCATGCACTTCCAGACCCAAGGCACACCGGTAATGATTGGCGGCGGTGTCCTTGCCCACACCATCATTGGAGTCGACTATTGCGTACAATCAGGCGAAGTGAAGTTCCTAATTCTCGATCCCCACTACACGGGAGCCGATGAACTGGCAACTATCCAAATCAAGGGCTGGTGCGGCTGGAAGAGCATGGACTTTTGGAGTAAAGGCAGCTACTACAACCTCTGCATGCCCCAGAGACCGATTTTGTACTGA
- the LOC108150875 gene encoding general transcription factor IIH subunit 4: protein MAMADTKSGRYASAGSSNSVAPLVQGPANLECKDFQEYLRTRQTAETLEKLYNYPPICLAVFRELPELARQFIIRILFVDQPVPQAVVTSWGAQRFAKEQTEATSCLSDLNVWRVTAIPGGLSAWELSPTFKRSVRQVLLGGGKPWPMTNTLEKDSKPRDIAFLDSYAMSRWRCVLHYMVGTGNRNGTDAEAISPDAVRILLHANLMKRDERDGITITRQGFQFLLLDTRAQVWHFMLQYLDTCEERGVSLPECLSMLFQLSFSTLGRDYSSEGMNSQMLSFLQHLREFGLVFQRKRKEGRFYPTRLALNVTSKEAATTMTVSDEEAMQDSGYIVVETNYRIYAYTDSPLQVAVLGLFTELLYRFPNLVVGVLTRDSVRQALRGGITAEQIVSYLQQYAHPNMKLVETAIQSKSCLPPTVVDQIKLWEMERNRFTYTEGVVYNQFLSQNDFVTLRDYAQSIHVLVWQNERTRTMVVQKHGHDDVKRYWKKYSKGGG from the exons ATGGCCATGGCCGACACAAAATCTGGGAGATATGCCAGTGCCGGCAGCAGCAATAGTGTTGCGCCCCTTGTGCAGGGGCCGGCGAATCTGGAGTGCAAGGACTTCCAGGAGTATCTTCGCACTCGCCAGACTGCCGAGACGCTGGAGAAACTATACAATTATCCTCCGATTTGCCTAGCCGTGTTCCGGGAGCTGCCCGAACTAGCCAGACAGTTCATTATACGAATTTTATTCGTGGATCAGCCGGTGCCACAGGCTGTGGTCACCTCCTGGGGGGCCCAGCGATTTGCCAA GGAGCAAACCGAGGCCACCAGCTGCCTCTCGGATCTAAATGTTTGGCGTGTGACGGCCATACCAGGCGGCCTGTCTGCATGGGAGCTGTCACCCACATTCAAGAGAAGCGTTCGCCAGGTTCTTTTGGGCGGCGGCAAGCCGTGGCCGATGACCAATACACTGGAGAAAGACTCGAAGCCACGTGACATAGCCTTCTTGGACTCCTATGCCATGTCCCGCTGGCGCTGTGTGCTTCATTACATGGTGGGAACGGGAAACCGTAATGGCACCGATGCAGAAGCGATCAGTCCGGATGCTGTGAGGATTCTACTCCATGCAAATCTCATGAAGCGCGACGAACGAGACGGAATTACAATCACCCGCCAAGGGTTTCAGTTCCTGCTGCTGGACACACGTGCACAGGTCTGGCATTTCATGCTCCAGTATTTGGATACATGCGAAGAGCGGGGAGTATCTCTTCCGGAGTGTCTTTCCATGCTGTTCCAGCTCAGTTTCTCCACCCTCGGTCGAGACTACAGCTCAGAGGGCATGAACAGCCAGATGTTGTCCTTCCTGCAGCATTTGCGCgagtttggtttggttttccaGCGGAAACGCAAGGAGGGCCGGTTTTATCCCACACGTCTTGCCCTAAACGTGACCAGCAAGGAAGCGGCTACCACAATGACAGTGTCAGACGAGGAGGCCATGCAGGACAGTGGCTATATTGTGGTAGAGACAAACTATCGCATCTATGCCTACACGGATTCTCCTCTGCAAGTGGCGGTCCTGGGCCTGTTTACCGAGTTGCTCTATCGCTTTCCCAACTTGGTCGTGGGCGTGCTCACCCGCGACTCTGTGCGTCAGGCATTACGCGGCGGCATCACCGCAGAACAGATTGTCTCCTATCTGCAGCAGTACGCCCACCCCAACATGAAGCTAGTGGAGACGGCCATCCAATCAAAGTCCTGCCTGCCGCCCACCGTTGTGGATCAAATCAAGCTCTGGGAGATGGAGCGCAACCGGTTCACATACACGGAGGGAGTGGTCTACAATCAGTTTCTCTCCCAAAACGATTTCGTCACTCTGCGCGACTATGCGCAGTCGATCCATGTCTTGGTTTGGCAAAATGAGCGCACTCGCACCATGGTGGTGCAGAAGCATGGTCACGACGATGTCAAGCGCTATTGGAAGAAGTATTCGAAGGGTGGCGGTTAG